Part of the Pseudarthrobacter sp. L1SW genome, TCCCGGTGATGGGTTCAGCCTTCCCAGCGCCGCCATGCCGTCACGGAAGACCGGACGGAGTATCCTTTCGAGCGGTCCGAAGGGTGTCAGGTTCTGCTCCCCCGCGTTCAGCAACCGTGATTCGAGGTTCTGGGACTTCAGCTGCGGCTCGATGCGTTGCGCCAGGGTGGTGGCACGCATTAGCGGGGACCTAAAGACGATAAGCCACAGGCCGGCGCCCATTGCGGCCCCGCAGACGACGGCGGCTGGTGGTATTTCGATCATCTCAACACCCGCTCGTCCTGCGGCAGAGCACCAATCCTCAGCATGATGGAGTAGCAGACCAGCGAAACCACCAGGCCTCCGAGCAGGACTGCAGCACCTACGGCTGTGTTGTACGCCTGCACCGCTTCAGGCCGTGTTGCCAGCAGTATCATGACGATCCATGGGGCAGCGACAGCAAGGCGCGCCGCATTGACGGTCCAGGACTGCCTCGCCTCCAGCTCGCTGCGGGTGCGGGCGCTTTCGCGCAGGAATTCAGCCAGCGTGCCGAGCATCTTCCCCAGATCGGAGCCGCCGACTTCCCGGGTCAGGCGCAGTGCCTCGACAATGCGGTCGGCAACAGGGTCCGCGAGCCGGTGTTTGAGCTTGCTAAGTGAGGCATCGAACTGACCTCCCGCGCGATAGTCGGCACCGAATTCGCGGAAGACGTGCCGCAACTCTTCGGGGCCTTTGTCCCCCAGCTGGATCAGTGCCTCGGGCAGTGGCAAACCGGCGCGTATCGCGGACCGGAGGTGATCGACGACGTCGGGCCAAAGCTGCCGCAACAGGGCGCCTCTCTTTTTCGCCCTCCAGCGCAGGATGCTGATGGGGAGCCATGCAGCGAACAGCGCAAAGCAGCCGGCGATCGGCCAGGAGCGGCTGATAGCGTAGAAGACCAAGGCCACGAACAGTCCGAGGCCCAGGCACGTGCCAATCAACCCGCCAGGAGATACTTTGTCCACTCCTGCAGAGGCGAGAAGGTCTGCCAGGCGGCTGGCCTTCCGCTCCCGCGGACGTTGTTCCGGCGACTCCCAGCAGGACCACCAGATGAGGAACAGACCCGCCCCTGCCGTTACCCCCAGCAGCGCCGACGTCATCGCGGATCCAGCAAGGCCGCGACGTCGTAGCCTGCTCGGTTGAACTTTTCAGCGGCAGGCATCGAGTTGGCCCTTGGCTGAAGGGTGCCGTCCACCATGGCGAACACCGGGGAGGACTCAATGATGCCGTTCTCCACCCGCCGTCCCAGTGACAGGATCTCCGTTACTTCCCTGCGTCCATCGGCGTGCCGGCTGCAGTGCACCACCAGGTCGATGCAGGAGGCCACAGTCGGGACAACGAAGGCGCTCGAGATGTTCTCGCCCGCGAGCAGGGGCAGTGTGCAGATCTTGGTGACGGCGTCGTGTGCTGAATTTGCATGAACGGTGCACATGCCTGGAAGACCACTGTTCAGGGCGATAAGCATGTCCAGGCTCTCCGCTTCACGGACCTCGCCCACCACCAGGCGGTCGGGCCGCATGCGGAGGGCTTCCTTGACCAGCCGGCGAAGCGGGATCTCGCCTTCGCCCTCGAGGTTCGGCTGCCGGCACTGGAGGCCGACGACGTCGCGCAGGGGAAACTGGAGCTCGAAGATTTCCTCCACCGTGATCACGCGTTCCCTGCTGCCGATGCTGGCCGCCAGGCAGTTCAGCATGGTGGTCTTGCCGGCCTGGGTGGCGCCGGAGACCAGGATGTTGAGGCCGCTTGATACGGCCGCGCCAAGGAAACGGGCTGATTGCGGCGTCAGGGTGCCAAGCTCAACGAGATGCTCAAGGCGGGTTGCCTTGACCACGAACTTCCTGATATTCACTGCCCAGTGCTTCCGTGTCACATCCGGAATGACGACGTGGAGCCTGGAGCCGTCGGGCAGGGCTGCATCCACAAAGGGCGAGGACATGTCCAAGCGGCGGCCTGAGCTCTTGAGCATCCTCTCCACGAGGTCCCGGACCTGCTGCTCGGTGAGGCTGAGGGAGGTAAGTTCTGATTCGCCGTTGCGTGCCACAAAGATTTCATTGGGCGCGTTGAGCCAAATCTCTTCGATTGAGGGATCGTCCAGCAGGGGTTGAAGCACGCCGAAGCCTGCAACGGCGTCGAAGAGGAACCTGCGCGCTGCATCCAGCGGACCTATGGGAGGAAGGGGTCCCATAAGCGCTCTCTCGTCGTAATCCGTGACTGCAGCCTCAACAAGCCGGCGCACCTCACCAGCCTGGTGCAGCGGATCCAGACCCCGACGACGGATTAGCTCGCGGACCTCGTCCTCGACAATTCCAAGCGCGTCCATTTGTTCCCCAATACAACTGCCGCCCCCGGCGGAGGCAGTGCAACTGGGATAAAGACTAGGCACCGTACAACATGCTGCCAAGTCATAAGGATTGTCTGTGGATAAGCGCAAGATAGCCACAGGATCAACACATGCACCATCCGCACCACTGTTTAC contains:
- a CDS encoding type II secretion system F family protein, whose protein sequence is MTSALLGVTAGAGLFLIWWSCWESPEQRPRERKASRLADLLASAGVDKVSPGGLIGTCLGLGLFVALVFYAISRSWPIAGCFALFAAWLPISILRWRAKKRGALLRQLWPDVVDHLRSAIRAGLPLPEALIQLGDKGPEELRHVFREFGADYRAGGQFDASLSKLKHRLADPVADRIVEALRLTREVGGSDLGKMLGTLAEFLRESARTRSELEARQSWTVNAARLAVAAPWIVMILLATRPEAVQAYNTAVGAAVLLGGLVVSLVCYSIMLRIGALPQDERVLR
- a CDS encoding CpaF family protein, which translates into the protein MDALGIVEDEVRELIRRRGLDPLHQAGEVRRLVEAAVTDYDERALMGPLPPIGPLDAARRFLFDAVAGFGVLQPLLDDPSIEEIWLNAPNEIFVARNGESELTSLSLTEQQVRDLVERMLKSSGRRLDMSSPFVDAALPDGSRLHVVIPDVTRKHWAVNIRKFVVKATRLEHLVELGTLTPQSARFLGAAVSSGLNILVSGATQAGKTTMLNCLAASIGSRERVITVEEIFELQFPLRDVVGLQCRQPNLEGEGEIPLRRLVKEALRMRPDRLVVGEVREAESLDMLIALNSGLPGMCTVHANSAHDAVTKICTLPLLAGENISSAFVVPTVASCIDLVVHCSRHADGRREVTEILSLGRRVENGIIESSPVFAMVDGTLQPRANSMPAAEKFNRAGYDVAALLDPR